tTTCTTCTAATTTAGCattaatgaaatttaaaaaaggctCTGCAAAATTGCTtaagttaaaattaattatatccttttttggaatattctttataaataaataaacaaaataagacAGTTTTTTAGATATAGATGAATTCTTACTATTTGAATAAGAACATATTAATCTTAACATTTCATAATCATTATTGCTACTACTATGTAACATAAACTCCTCAATAGCATTAGTAGCAcatctatttaaaaaattattttttatatccaacttttttactatatatggaaatatatgaacaaaaaatttacataaatgaattttatcCTCTTTCAaacttatacatacatgtttAATAGTCAAAAAACTGTTTTTACAAATACATGATCTTGGACTACaacaataatttattatattaggTAATACACTTTCTAAATTTTCCCATTTATTGAAGGTGTTTGAGTTTTTTGCTAAAATTTGAATATTCGTTAAGTTGATGAAATCATGAACCCAATTTATTTCTACATCGTACAGGTGACTACTCTGCTCTTTTCCCTTTTCGTTCTTGCAGTAGTTTGTATTTACTTCTATCTTGTCTTCCTCATTTTCTTTGCCTTTGACCTTGTTTTCCTCATTTTCTTTGCCTTTGACCTTGTCTTCCTCATTATCTTTGCCTTTGACCTTGTCTTCCTCATTTTCTTTGCCTTTGACCTTGTTTTCCTCATTTTCTTTGCCTTTGATCGTTCCTTCCCCTATTTCTTCGCGTGCATCTCTGTCCTCCTTCTGTTCTTTGTTCACtctatcaatttttttttcaaaatccAAATGAATCATATCCTGAGTTCCCCTTGAATGTGACAAGTTTACCTTATTAAGAACTCCCTTATCATTAGTAACATTCCATTCAGTGTTCATAATACTATTTCTCAGTTTAGTTCCCTTTTGTTGAATTTTCAAAAAGTATTCCATTATatcttcatatataatagatGATACCATACTTTGTATACTCTCTCCCAGTTCTTTATCGTTATTAATGCTTCTAATATTATTCCCATTCCTATCAGTTTCATTATATCTATCGTTAGAAGCTACAGCTGACACTGCTTTCTCATTTGACGGGAAATTTGAAAGAATTTGTGAAAGTTGTTGctcataaaaaatagttgACTTTtcataatacataaaattggtattttcctttttattaataacataaaaattattttcaactGAATCTACACTCTTCATATTGCtcttaattctttttaacaTCATATCTTTGTCTTTGTTAATTAAACCATACGGTAAATTAGTAACTGTTGGAATATTATCCCATtcgtaataataatttatgacCAACTCAGGTAACTTTGTTTCACCCAAATTATTGACATCCCCACTATTGACATgccaatttattttttttaaatttttgttatattcttCTTCAGCAGTTTGtagtaaataattatgttcTACTCTTCTTTTGTTACAAAATTTATACCCTTTCATATCGTTATTGTCATTCGTACTATCAGGCTTTAAAATGCCCGTCTGACTGCTAGCCACATGTATTTCCgccatttttaattattacaataCGGAAATGGCTGCGTCTGCGTCTGCGTCTGTCAtccttattatattatactatattattttattttatttcgttttatttatttaattttttttatatttattttttccttttttgttctattttatGGCTGAAATTTCAAATTTATGCAACACGCAAATTCAAAAGGGCATTCAGGAACTTCCAaagtattaaaaacaaaaaaaaaaaaaaagaaaaaagaaaaaagaaaaaagaaaaaagaaaaacataaaataaaacacataTATTAGTTGCGGTTTAACAATTTccgcatatacatatatatatatatatatatatatatatattacatatttgatatttttaatttaaaaaatggaacGGGTTTGAAGTACACACCAATAATCGcctcttccttttttcataACACGATTACATGTTATTACATTATTCGGtagttaatttaattaaaaaaaacaatgggaaatttaaaaaaagtgtatcattaaattttcctttttaagtACCATAAAATTTGTGCAACGCACTGGTTTATGCGCATGTGTacctattatatatatatatatatatatttatttatttatttatttatttatttatttttttgtttatttacaCAAGTGTGTATGCTTATGGGAATGTTTATACGTATTTACGTATTTACATACGTTTCTATGTGTACATAATACACACATAAATACACACATAAATACACTCATAAATACACTCATAAATACACTCATAAATGCCTACATGCATAAATACACGCCAATTTTATATGACTTAGCAAAAGGAAGAGCCATTCGAGGCAAGTGTATATCCTTCTTTGTTTTTACCAAACGAAGACTTATttgtgaatatatttttcttttataaaattcgttcacataaattttaatttatatcagTGTATTTTATGCTATATTAATTTGTGttataatttgtaattttttatcatttttatcatttttgccatttttaccatttttgccatttttatcatttttatcatttttatcatttttatcatttttgtcatttttgtCTGTCTAAAATGAAAGTTTGTAACACATGACGCTTATCAGAATTATTAGCAGTTAACATTTAACACAGCTTTTCTTAATttcgaaaaaataaaatggaaactaaataaaaaagaggaaagaagaaaaatatatatagaaaccGAATATTTACGCTTACTCTGTTTTCtcatttctatatttaaaaaataaatttgaagAGCAGTAATAAAAGGCATTGGTATTTATAAGTGTTATAGATATGCATTATAACGTGCTGTTTActtaaaaaggtaaaataaaattgtaaaataaaattgtaaaataaaattgtaaaatacatttgtaaaataaatttgtaaaataaactGGTAAAGTAATGTGCTACAGCGAAATGCTACACATTTCAGGATAATGTATATGTTTcacttataaaaaatataattatatttgctAACACTTTGCtgtaatgaatatttttttgtatttaaagtattaacattatattttgaaaaactgcaaaaacatatacatcatatatatatatccctatatattattaaggagtacaaaaaaaaaaaaaaaaaaaaaaaaaaaaaggaaaggaaTGGAAACATAAtgacaaatatacataatgaaAGGGCGaagaaaacatatatacgaAAACAAAAGGGAATAATTATAtcaatgcatatatacatatacgtacatttacacatatacctatatacgtatatgtacacacatacatatatacgtacatgtacacacatacacgTATACGTATTCATACAAGTACAAGATTTACATCAATGAACAAATGTCTTTTGTGTACTTCATGTctgtaattaatattttttccaaataatTCTTAAGAACACTCATTTGCGGTACATGCGAtaacttatttatatattttttaacctCGTCTTCttccttattatttaatatattataatttatggaaccataaatatttcttagcATTACATTTGCCGGCACTGCGCTGTGATTAATTTTGTCAATTTCTTTTAAGCAAGCCAAACACAACTCCTTGTAATATTCacactgaaaaaaaaaaaaagtaataaaatatgaacgcTTCATAAGAAAAATGCAAACATGCAAATTTTCACACGTGTAAGCAGAAATTCACATGAATGGTTCATAAGAAAAACGCAAACATGCAAATTTTCACacacatttgtatatattcacatgaacggttcataaaaaaaatacaaatatgcaaaaatttGCACACGCCATATATGAATTTCTGTGAACGGCTGATATGGACGAAAAAAATGCACTTTTTCTCTTCGTTTGATTTAAGTAGATTACCAAGTCGaccaatatttttatttgctcCTTTGTGTTCATATTTTGGTTAATAAGAGCACATCTTTCTTCTTTTgtgttaaaaatttttaatgaacagatatcatttaaaaaggGGGAATCTTCCTTTGGTAAAAAGGTTggttttgttattatttcttgTACAGATGGTTTATTTACAGTTTCttcatctttttcattttctctaGAATTATTATTCGGTTTCATTTCCTTATTTGTTTGTGGCCTTATTTCTGTTCTACATATGGGACAAGTCTGTTGTTGTATAAACCAAGATTTTAAACAGTCAACATGAAATATATGTGAGCATGTCAATTTTTTTGATCCTTGTTTTAAATCATCTCTACATATTATACAAGTACCgacttcttttatttcttcttcagTAGCATCAATAAATTTGGTTTCAATATTTTTCGTCAATTCTCGATATCTTTGAAAAGATTTAAATCTAGATATTAATGTTTTTACAACATGTATAATGTCAGCAGTCATATGTAATGGCAGGTTActgaaattatttaaaataaaaaccaaaataaaaactaaaaatataatcaaaCTCATAATATCATGCAAAATGtccaaaaaaaacaaaatggtaGCTTTAGAAGATAATCCATTGGGGGCCCTTAAATcaattatattaacaaaaaatttaaatatagatATTTGGCAGGATTCAAAAATACTTAAACTTTCGAAAAATAACCATAGATACATAGTTGAATTTcttaatgaatatttataaaaataagtaaacaTTGTTAAGTTAGCTACTGAAAGCAGACACATGAAAATGAACAGCTTGACTAATACTCTTGTTCTCGGTACACCTAACTCGAATATCTAAATGAAAAAGGGAAATGCGTGAATGTGCAAAGCAAACGATATCGAGGGTTAAAAAGTGGGCATATAATACAGTGGATGGGAGGGGGGGATGAAAGAACGTACACATTTGCACGTGTCTATGTATGTCTGCGTCTATGTATGTCTGCgtctatgtatgtatgcgtctatgtatgtatgcgtctacttatatatttgtctACGTATACCAAgtttatacacatacacacacagcACAAACGGAATGCAT
This genomic interval from Plasmodium brasilianum strain Bolivian I chromosome 13, whole genome shotgun sequence contains the following:
- a CDS encoding ERAD-associated E3 ubiquitin-protein ligase HRD1 translates to MEVNMRLYIFLSHIGLAFILMYSFMKYSEFYSAVVYLSTEKFPRTIIYNFILMIFIILCKLLLNIFIGELRYLEVEQLIDNARAFIMDTILFLVLSKPTINGKEVSSIILIKYLSIIVILKAYHLVLYSRVSHIFELGVPRTRVLVKLFIFMCLLSVANLTMFTYFYKYSLRNSTMYLWLFFESLSIFESCQISIFKFFVNIIDLRAPNGLSSKATILFFLDILHDIMSLIIFLVFILVFILNNFSNLPLHMTADIIHVVKTLISRFKSFQRYRELTKNIETKFIDATEEEIKEVGTCIICRDDLKQGSKKLTCSHIFHVDCLKSWFIQQQTCPICRTEIRPQTNKEMKPNNNSRENEKDEETVNKPSVQEIITKPTFLPKEDSPFLNDICSLKIFNTKEERCALINQNMNTKEQIKILVDLCEYYKELCLACLKEIDKINHSAVPANVMLRNIYGSINYNILNNKEEDETDKNDKNDKNDKNDKNDKNGKNGKNGKNDKNDKKLQIITQINIA
- a CDS encoding hypothetical protein (conserved Plasmodium protein) encodes the protein MAEIHVASSQTGILKPDSTNDNNDMKGYKFCNKRRVEHNYLLQTAEEEYNKNLKKINWHVNSGDVNNLGETKLPELVINYYYEWDNIPTVTNLPYGLINKDKDMMLKRIKSNMKSVDSVENNFYVINKKENTNFMYYEKSTIFYEQQLSQILSNFPSNEKAVSAVASNDRYNETDRNGNNIRSINNDKELGESIQSMVSSIIYEDIMEYFLKIQQKGTKLRNSIMNTEWNVTNDKGVLNKVNLSHSRGTQDMIHLDFEKKIDRVNKEQKEDRDAREEIGEGTIKGKENEENKVKGKENEEDKVKGKDNEEDKVKGKENEENKVKGKENEEDKIEVNTNYCKNEKGKEQSSHLYDVEINWVHDFINLTNIQILAKNSNTFNKWENLESVLPNIINYCCSPRSCICKNSFLTIKHVCISLKEDKIHLCKFFVHIFPYIVKKLDIKNNFLNRCATNAIEEFMLHSSSNNDYEMLRLICSYSNSKNSSISKKLSYFVYLFIKNIPKKDIINFNLSNFAEPFLNFINAKLEETKKFIKKTLILLLEYHGEDQIVLKFLTGIKNKQNLVILEKQIRNILKPPNTSEPLKKKYETFHHFKSTKTMATFNKTSSFIR